From the Streptomyces sp. SN-593 genome, the window GTAAGTACCCGGTCACCCCGGGCGTCAACTGGCGCGCGCAGATCCAGTTCTCCGCCGCGTCCGGGACGTGGGCGGTGGCCCCGCAGATCCACTGGTACGACGCGTCCGGTACGAGCCTGGGCGCATCGTCCCTGCCTGCCGATTCGCTCGCGCCGGCGGGCGGCTGGTGGCGGGACTGGAATGACATCATCGCCCCGGCGAGCGCCGCCTCGGCCCGGGTCGAGGTCGACGTCACGGCGCCGTCCGCAGGCGCGGTGTGCCAGCTCGACGCGGTCTCGCTCACGCAGACGGCGCCGGCGTTCTCCGCGACGGCCGACAGTTCGCGGGCTGTGGTCACGCTGGTGATGCGGGAGCTGACGGTCGGGGCGACCCTGACGGTGTACCGGGTGGTGGGCAGTACGCAGGCGGTGGTGCGCGGCCCGTCGGGCGCGCTCCAGGGCGTGGTGGCGACGAGCGCGCAGATGGTGGTGGAGGACTACGAGGCCCCGCTGGGCGTGGACGTCTGGTACCGGATCGAGCAGTACGACGCGACCACCGGGGCGTTCGGTGGGAGCGAGGCGTCGGCGACAGTACGGCTCACCCTCGCGGACGTGTCGGACTGCTGGATCAAGGACCCGTTGCAGCCGCAGCGGAATGTCCTGGTCAGGGCGAGCGCCGCGCCGGACTGGTCCCGGCCGATCGAGCAGACCGAGTACCGGGTCAGGGGTCGTCGCAACTCGGTGATCTTGTCCGATGTGCGCGGTGGCCTCACCGGGACGCTCGCGGTGTGGACGGATGACGATCCGGGCCGCGGCGCCCTGCACTTCGCGCTCGACTCGGGGAATCCGCTGCTGATCCAGTTCTCGCCGGGGCTGGGCCTGGAGGACTCCTACTACGCGGTCGGTGACATCACTGAGGCGCGGCCGGTGGCCTATGGCGGTGAGCCCCGGCGGCTGTGGTCGCTGGCGCTGACGCAGCAGGACGCGCCGATCGGCGGTGTGGGCGGCACTGCCGGCTGGACGGTGCAGGACGTGCTGACGACGTGGCCGACCGCCCTGGACGTGGCCACCGCATATGCGACGGTGCTCGACCTGGTCCTCGACAACCGGGAGGCGTGAGCGTGTACACGCCTCCCTCGTCGCGGTTCCTGGCCGCACTCAACCACTCGCACCGCGTGGTGACCCGCGTCGAGCTGGTGCGGACGGACGGCACAGTGCAGGACCTTGACCACACGGGCGGGTCCGTGACGGTGGACCGGTCGGCGACTTCCCGCCGCACGTGCTCGGTGACGCTCGCGGACACGTCCCTGATCCCGCGGACTGCCGCCGACAAGCTCAGCGTGTACGGCTCCCAGTTGCGGATCTTCCGGGGCATCGGCTATCCCGACGGCACCGTCGAGATGGCCCCGATCGGAGCGTTCCGCGTCGAGGAGGTGTCCGGGGATGTGGACGTCGGCCCGGTGACGATCACCGGGTCGAGCATGGAGGCGCAGGTCGCCGACGCACCTTTCACCGCGCCCACCACCGTGCAGTCCGCCGCCACCACTGCGGTCGGCGGCATCAGCACCCTCATCCACGCCGTGCTCCCGTCTGCGGTCATCATCTCCCGGGCGACGGACGCCACGGTCGGCACGATGACGTGGGACCAGCAGGACAGCAGGTGGGACGCGTGTAGGACGCTGGCCACCGCGATCGGTGCCGAGGTCTACACGGACGCGGCGGGCCAGTTCATCATCGCTGCGCTCCCGGACTTGTCCGGCCCGTCCGTGGTGTGGGAGGTCGCCGCCGGCGAGGGCGGCGCCCTGGTGTCCGCGGACCGCGGCATGGCCCGATCGGGCGTCTACAACAGCGTCACGGCCTACGGGGAGAACACGACCGACGACACGGCGGCGGTCAGCGCGACGGTGGAGGACACCGACCCCACGAGCCCGACCTACGTCAATGGGCCGTTCGGCAGGGTGCCCACCTTCTACTCGTCGGCGACGCTGACCACGACGGCTCTATGCACGGCGGCGGCGACGCAGCTCCTCAAGACGTCCCTGAAGCCCAATGCGTCGGCGGACATCACGAGCCTGCCGAACCCGCTGCTGGAGCCGGGGGATGTGATCCGGGTCGTCTACCTGGACGGCACGCGCGAACTGCACCAGATCGCCAGCTTCGAGATCTCGCTGGACACGTCCGGAGACTTCACGCTGGCGACGATCGCCGCGAAGGAGGACGCGTGACGAGCCATGCAGCGCGCCGGGCGGCCCGTGCCCTCGCCACGGCCGGGAAGAGGAAGGCGGCGGCGACTCCGCTGGTGCGGGGTGCCGATTGGCGGACCGCGACCGTCGCGAGCATCAGCTCGACCGGCACGATCACCACCACCGACGGCATCCCGGCACGGCGCGTCCAGACCTACTCCTACCCGGCTGTCGGCGACCGGGTCGTCATTTCCCGCAACGGCGCGGGCAACTGGATCGCCATCGGGCCGCTCGGTACGGGCACCGGGGCGTGGGTGACGATCCCCGCAGGCACCGGGTATACGGCCCTGTCCGGCTACCAGGCACCCACCTGCCGCCTCTCCGGCGATGCCGTGGAACTGCGCGGCTCGTACAGCAAGCCCGGCACCGGCGTGACGATCACCTACGGCGACGTCTTCGCGGTGCTGCCCGGCGGCTACCGGCCCGCAGCGGACACGGACATCACGCTCGTCATCAACCAGGGCACCTCGGGCGCCACCTATGGGACGTGCCGCGGCATCGTCCGTGCGGCCAGCGGCAACATCGAGCACCGCGGGCCCAACAACGGGAACTTCATCTCCATCCCGCCCATGACCCTCTGGACCACCTGACAGGAGCAAGACCATGTCCTACGGGGACTGGACTCTCGACACCAACACGCCGACCTGGCGCCTCATCTTCCAGCACGCGAAGATCACCAGCTACGGGGCGACCGTCTTCGACATCTCCCACGGCATCACCGACGAGTCAGTGGACGACGCCGACATCGTGTTCCAGAAGCTCGTGGACCTGATCGCGTCCGACCCCGACTTCGAGATCCTGCTGGCGACGAAGACGGCACCGTCAGTGCAGCAGGTGACCCCCACGGAGGTGCCGGATGGCGACTGACCAGTGGGGGCAGGGCATCGACACCCTGGACTACACCGACCAGCCGGACCTGGTGGTCCTCGGCGCGTCCCTGCGGGACGGGCTGACGCCCCGGTCGGTGATGCGGTTCGCGGATGCTACGTCGCGGGATGCGGCGGTCGCCTCCCCGGTCGCAGGGATGATCGCGTGGCTGACCGCGACGAAGGTGTGGACGGGGTTCGACGGCACGTCGTGGGTGGCGCTCGCCGCAGGCACGCAGGCGTGGACGACACCGGTGCTGGCCACCGGGTACACCGCGAACGGCAACAGCAACGGCGTCCCGCAGTACAGGGTGGTCAATCTCTTCGGCGATCTGGTCGTCATGTGGCGGGGCGGCCTCGGCGTCACCTACACGTCCGGCGCTCCGGCGAACAGCGGGAACTTCCTGCATGACCCGCTGCCGGCCGGGGCAAGGCCGACGACCTTCCGCACGGTGACCGCGGCCTGCTCGGCGGTGTCGTCGGAGAGCTTGTCCGTGAAGATCGATTTCAAGGCGGACGGCACCTCGGCGATCGTCACCCAGTCCGGGGTGCAGCCGCCGTGGGTGTCCCTCAACAACATCATGTACAGCCTGACGTCCTGATGGCGTCTTCCCCGCGGCCTTCCGTGCCGCCCCCGGATCCTGCACCGCCCGCCGACGTGCAGACCCTCGTGGACGCCGGGCTCATGCCCGAGCAACCCGTGCCGTCCCCCGACCCGCCAGCGGACGATCCTCCCGTCGAGGAACCCGCCACCACCACCTGACGCCCCGGAGCCGACCGGCCCGGGGCTCTCGCATGCCCACAGGAGAATAAGTGTCCGCTCTCAAGTACGGCCGTCTGCCAGGCGCTGTCCCGGTCGGCATCCAGTCGCTGCCCCATTACGTCGCAGGAGCCCTCCCGAAGGCTCCGGCCTCGGTTCCGCCGCCGGTCCTGGCCGAGTGGGGGATGCTCGGTAACGACGAGTTCGGTGACTGTGGCGTCGCCGGTATCGAGCACGTCTTCATGGCCGTTGCCGCAGACGTCGGCGCGACCGAGAAGTTCCCGACCGACAAGCAGACCGTGTCGTACTACCTGAAGTACACCGGCGGCCAGGACTCCGGGGTCGTCCTCTCCGACTTCCTCGCCTACGTCCGCAAGCACGGTTACTACGGCCACAAGTTGGCGGCGTTCGCGCCGGTCGGCGTCCACGACGTCCCGACGTTGCAGTTCGCGCTGTGGGCCTACGACGCCGTGTACTGCGGCATCACCGTCACCGAGCAGATGATGGCCGACTTCCAGGCCGGGCGGCCCTGGACGATGGAGTCCCTGAACTCCCCGGTCGACGGCGGCCACTGTGTGCCGATCGTCGGCTACGACTCCCAGTACCTGTACATCGTCACCTGGGGCGCCATCCAGAAGATCGCCTACTCGGCGTGGCACCACATGTCCGAAGAGGCGTGGGCGCTGATCCTCGGCGAGCACGCCAACGGTGACGGGCACGGCCTGTCCCTCAAAGCGCTTCAGGCGGACCTCGACAAGGTCGCGAAGTGACCGCCCCGTCCGTGGGCCGTGTCGTCCACTACGTCTCCTACGGCACGCCGGGCGGCGAGTACACCTCGCAGTGCCGGGCCGCGATCGTCACCGACGCCGGTCCGCTCGGGGCCGATGCGGAGCCGGACCAGGTCTTCGCCAGCCTGTGCGTGCTCAACCCGACCGGGATGTTCTTCAACACCCACGTGCTCCAGGACGAGGACGGCCACGTCGGCGGCACCTGGCACTGGCCGGAGCGTGTCGAGTGAGCACCATCGCGGTGGACTTCGACGGGGTGCTGCACTCCTACGAGCGTGGTTGGGCGGACGGCACGATCTACGGCGACTGGAAACCGGGTGCGGTGGTCGCCTTGTCCCAGCTCATGCGGCGCCATGCCGTGTTCGTGCACACCACTCGCCCGGCCCGACAGGTCGCCCGCTGGATCGAGCAGCGGTCCGGTCACGGGATCGAGTGCACCACCCGCGTTCCGCGTACCGGGTGGTTGCGGCGCCCCGGGTTCTGGAACGAGCACGGCGTGCTGCTGGTCACCGACCGGAAGCTCGCTGCGACCCACTACATCGACGACCGGGCGGTGCGATTCGAGACGTGGCCGCAGGCGCTGCGCGACGTGGGGATCGAACCGCTCGTGGGGGAGGTACCGTGACCGGCTGCGAGGGCCAGGACTGGGCCTCTTACCAGTCCAGCACGCCGTCCACGACGGGGCTGAGTTTCGCGGCCGTCAAGGCCACCGAGTCGACCACCTACACGAACTCCCGGCACGCCGCGCAGGTCGCGCACGCCCGCGCTGCTGGACTGGTCATCATCCACTACCACTTCGTGCGCCCCGGCTCCATGGCCGCGCAGGTCGCCTACTTCCTGAAGCAGGCCGTCGTGCAGACCGGGGACGTGCTGTGCCTGGACTGGGAGGACACCGGCGTCTCCGGCGCGGACAAGGACACGTTCCTCAAGGCCCTCCAGAAGGCCGCACCGGGCCACCGCGTGATCCTCTACTGCAACGTCGACTTCTGGAAGAACCGCGACACCACGAGCTTCGCCGCCGACGGCTTGTGGATCGCCGACCCCAGCGCCGCGAAGGGCTCCCCGCGGGTCACCGCGCCGTGGCTCATGCACCAGTACAGCGAGGCCGGCGGCATCGACCGCGACTACTGCAACCTCACCGCCACCCAGCTTCGCGCGTGGGCGGCCGGTACGACACCGACCCCGGAGGACGACGTGGCGCTCACCACGGACGACATCAACAAGATCGCGGCGGCGGTGTGGGCTGCGGACGTGATCCCCGCGGCGCGGCCGCCGCACGCGAACGACGACTACAAGACGAACCCGACGTGGACCGCGAAGTACGGCGTGCAGGCTGCGGTCGAGGCAGCGCGTACCGCGTGCGATGTGGCGCCGGTCGCCCTCACCGACGCGCAGGTGACCGCGCTCGGCACGCAGCTCGCCGGGTCGGCCTCGTTCGCCACGGCTGTCGCGGAGCGGCTCGCCGACCTCCTCGCGCAGCGCCTCCAGTCCTGAACTCCCCACTTCGGCACGCCCCGAAGTGGTTCCCACCAGCAGAAACGGATCCGCCATGACTCTCTACGACTACCTCGCCTCGCTGTGGCGCACCGCGATCCCCCTGATCGTGGGCGCGCTCGGCACCTGGCTGGCGCACGCCGGGATCGGCATCGACAGCACCGTCCTGTCCGCGTGGCTCGGCTCCGCGTTCGCCGCCGCCTACTACGCCCTGTTCCGCCTCGCCGAGCAGCACGCCGGCGCCGCATGGGGATGGCTGCTCGGCCTCGCCCGGCCGCCGGCCTACACCAAGCCCGCACCGGCCGTGAAGAGCGTCTGACCGACACCAGCACCACGTAGGGGGTGAGCGTGCCCGATGACGTCTCCGTGGGAGAGACCTACCGGCGCCTCCAGGACCACGAGAGGCGGACCCAGCGCGAGCACGAAGCGCTGGATACCCGCATCACGAATTTGGCGCGCGACACCGTGCCGCTCCAGCTCTACCAGCAGGGCGAGCGCGATCGGGACGACGACATGAAGGCCGTCACCGACCGGCTCGGGAAGGTCGAAGACCGGCCCGCAATGAGCCTCGCGCGCTGGCTGGGGATCGTCACCGTCGTGGTCGCATTCCTCGCGCTCGCCGTGCAGGCATGGGGCACGCTGAAGGGGGCGCAGTGACCAGTCCACACGCGCTACCCAAGCTGCCCAGGCCCCGCCGCACTACCCTGCTGGTCGCGGCGGGGTGGGTGGCCGCTCTGGCCCTCGCCGCGTTCATCGCGATGGCTCTGCACTCCGTGCAGGACTCCAACCAGCGCCTCGCCAAGGGCCAAGCGGCGCAGAAGACCGTGATCTCCCGACTGTCGTCGGGGCTGGACACGAGCCGGAAGCAGCTCCAGCAGCACGGGGTGACCCCGTCGGCGCCCCCGGCGAAGAGCATCGTCCAGGACGTGCCGGGCGTGCCCGGGACACCGGGGGTCAAGGGCGAGCCGGGTAGTCCTGGACCGTCGGGGCCGCCGGGCAAGCCCGGGAAGGACTCGACGGTTCCGGGCCCGGCCGGGTCTCCGGGCGCCGACTCGACCGTGCCCGGGCCGGAGGGATCGCCGGGCGTGGCCGGTACGCAGGGCGATCCCGGGCCGGCCGGTCCTGCGGGCAAGGACGGGACGGACGGCAAAGACGGCCAAGACGGTAAGGACGGCGCGCCACCGGCCGGCTGGACGTTCACCGACGCGACCGGGCAGTCCTACACCTGCAGCCCGGTTGGCGACTTCGACCCGTCCGCGCCGCGGTACGCGTGCACGGCGGACGCCGCGGCGCCACCGGCGCAGTCCAGCGAGCGCGGCGGCCTGCTCGGCATCGGCATGCTCGTCACCTCGGCCGGCTATCGGCGGCTGTGACATCGCGAAAGCCCCCGCTCTCCTTCGGGAGGGCGGGGGCTTTTCGTCGTGCCCAAAAACCTCGAGGTCTGTGTCAAAGTGACGACAATGCTCTAGCGGTAGGGCTGTCGGTGGCCGGGGTTACCGTGGTGGTCCATCCATCCGGGCGGTGCGATGGAACCGGCCCCCGTCAACAGCGCGACGGGGGCCTTAGTCGTTCCGGGTCACTGCCGCGCGGCCGCCACGGCGTCGGTGTACTGCTCGGTCGTCAGGTCGCCGTCCTCGATGCCCAGCTCGGCGAGGACCGCGCGGACATCGGCGAGCGCGGCGTCGACCTGGTCGTCCGGGACGATCGTCTCCAGCTCGATCCAGTGCTGCCCACCGACCTCGGGCACCTGCACGAGCGTGGCGAGCATCGAGCGGCCGCGGGCCTTGAAGTCGTAGTTGCGGCAGCGCTTCTCGAACTCGATCACCGGCGTATAGCCGAGGCCGCGCACGATCGCGTGCACCGCGGCGGCGTCCTCAACGGGTGTCTCCGCCTCCGGCTTGGAGCCGGACGCCTCGTCCACGCGGGCGCCCTTGTACGTGAGGACCGTGCTGGTGCTGTCCGGGCCGTGGACGGTGCGCACGCGCAACTCGCGGTCCCCATCGGTCAGCTCGCGGCCGGGGGTGTCGTAGTACGTGTCGTGGTAGACCTCGGCCCGGCCGTCGGCGCGGCTCTCCAGCTCGGCGTGGACGTGCTCGGGGTCGCGCACCCTGGCCTTCAGCTCCGCCTCGATCAACTGCTCCTCCTCGCAGGTCAGATCGTCCGCTCGGCGTCCTCGGCGAGCGCGTCTAGCATCCTCCGGAACCCGGCGTACAGCGGGCCGCTCGGCGTGCTCATCACCTTGTACACCGCCGATTCGTGGCCTTCCCAGCCCGCGGTGAACGCCGAGAGGTACATGGTGCTGTCCAGCCGGATGATGCGCCAGGTCGGCAGGGTCCGGTACCGGTAGACGGCGAGCTGCCGCCCGGGCGCGAGGTCGCGCAGCCGGGCTTCCGACAGTCGGATGCCGCCGGCGAGGGACTCGGCTGACTCGCCGATCTCTGCCGCTCGGGTGGCCACCGTGGGCGCGTCGGGATCGAGCAGCAGCACCCGTACCCGGGGCGGCTCACGGCGTGTCAGGCCGGCCCGTAGCAGCGAGTCATTGAGGGCCAGGAGGCCGAGGCCGCGCACGGCCAGGACGTCGATTTCCGCGGCGGTTGCGGCGTGGCGCTGGATTTCGTCGGCGGCCGCGGCCTGCGACCCGTAGACGCGGACTACCTCGGGGAACGCTGCCAGGTCGAAGGCGACGCCGCCGGCGCGGGCCTCGCGGCTGGGGGCGAGGCCGAGCAGCCGGCGCGCGTCGTCCGGCATGCCGAGGCCGTCCGCGACCCGCTCGTACACGTCCAGCCGGCTCACCTCGCGGCGGCCGTTGATGATCTCGTTCACGCGGCTTTGCGTCATGTCGACGGCGGCAGCGATGCGGGCTTGGCTCGCGCCAGCGTACTTCTGGACGGCCCGGAGGACAGCGGACATGTCCCGGGCGCGCAGGGCCTCGCGGACAGCGGCCTGCTGCCAGGCCCAGTCGGGCATCTCCACGCGCGTGGTCGCGGTCGTCACGGCGCCTCCTGTACCGGGTGGGATCGAACCCCATCTCACCGTGAGATTACCGGTGGGGTATCGAGTCCGTACCCACTGTGACCGACGCTCGAAGAGAAGACCCCGCGCCGTGCGACCGGCCGGGGCGTGGCCACGCCGAGAAGGGGCGCGACATGGAGACCGTACCGCAGCCAACTCCCTTTCCTGAGGGGCTTCTTCGCCGGAATCCGGTGTGGCCGTCGGTCGCGCGGATGGTGACCGTGACCCACTACGACGGCTCCGAGACTACGAGCGTGATGCGCGTGGTCTACGAGCCCGACACGCCTCCGCCCGGTAGGGACGTCCGACAGATCTGCATCCGGGCGTGCCGGAAGTGCGCTGCGGAGCCGGAGCAGTGACCGCCTGGTGCACGCCGGGCCGCCACTCGATGCCCGACAGGGACATGACGCTGCTGAGGTACGAGCACACGCTCGACGGCGGCGAGATCCCCGTGTACGGATGCCCGCCTCACGTCCGCGAGCAGGGTCTCGTGCCGCGGCTCCCCGGCGGCGCGGCTTTCGTTGGCCACCGGAACACGTCCCCGACCGCGCCGATCGTCTGCGGCCCGCGGCCCACCCCGGGCGGTGCCCCCGTGCCGTGCGCGGAGTGCACGGAGCTGACCGCCGCCGGGCGCGACCCCCAGCGGATCCGCACCGGCCACGCGTCCCTCGACCTGTACCGCCTCATCGAGCACCGCATCGCCGCTCACGACACCGCGCCGACATGGCGGGAGGACTGCGACGCCTGCGCGCGCTGGCAGGCCGGTGGCCGAGGCATCGCGGCCACCCTCGCGGCCCACTGGAGTCGGCACCACGGCGTGATGCACACGCTGGGTATCGCCTCCGGCGGCGCCGGCAAGGGCTTGTGCTTCGCTGACCAGCCCGCGGACGTGCCACTGCACACCGCCCCCTGAGACCGCCGCGACCCCGCGCGGCGAAAGGCTCTGGCGCCGGTGCCCCTGGATCCCGGCGCCAGAGCCACCCCACCCACCGAGGAGACGCGCATGCCCGACCAACCGACGCCCGACCCCGACGACGACCTCGCCGAGATCGCCCGTTTCGCGCAAGCCGCCAACAACTCCGGCCTGCCCGAGGCGATCCGGCACGGCGCCGCGGCGGAGATCCGGCGCATCTCCGACCGCGAGCAGGAGTAGGTCCGCTGCCCCGTCACCCTCGGGGCCTTGTACGCCCGCGCCCGGCACACGGCCCCCCAAGGTTCGCCGGGCGCGGGTCCGCGCGGCGTCGGGGCGTACTCGGATCCGCCCCGGCGCCGCCCCCAGGGGTGGGCACCAATGCGTACCCTTCCCGCTGGTCACCGCCAAGGGTCCGCACCCAGTGCGGACCCTTTCTCGTCGTCCGGGGAGACGCACTGCATGGTGGCAGTCTATCCCTCTGACCTGCACGAACGGCCCGGGGTGTAGCAAATCGCGTTATTTTATTACGCCGAATCTCACACCCCGGGGGGCGTCACTGGCCCCGCACGGCCTCCCGGTACGCGTCCCGCGCCGCCTCGTACTTCGGCTTTATCTCCTGCACGGCGCCGACCGCCTGCTTCCACCCCTCGGACACCATGGGGATCGGGGCGCCCGGCGCGAGGGGCTTCACCTCGCCCAGTTCGTCGTGTTCCCGCCGCACGGCAGCGCTGTACTCCGCCAGCAGCGTCTCGTACCGCTCCAGCAGCCTGGCAAGATCCTCCGCCATCTTTGCTCCCTACTCCCGGCACCCCGGGCGGGTGCATGGCCGCAGTTCTACCGGAACGCGGCGACAGGGGTACCCGGATTGCGAGTACCCCTGTCGACCCGCGTGGGCCACCGCCTCACGCAGACCCTTAGCTTCGGCCGTGATTTCTTCACGGGCAGAGCTAAGGGTCGTTGCTGTCGGGGCCCCGTCTGCGGGACAATGGATCTGCGCAGGTCAGGCCGCACGTTGGAACTCGGATTGCGTGAGCGATGCGTGAGCGGACGTCCCAGAGCGGGCCGGAATCCCCTGGATCTCCCAGACTCCGGGAGCGGCTGACCTGGGATTCTCGGAGCGAACCAGAACCCCCGGAGTCTCCCAGAGTGAAACCTATCGACTTGTAAAGCGTAGGTCGTCGGTTCGAACCCGACAGGGGGCTCCACATCTGCCGCGGGCGGCGACGTCAGGCCCGGCGACTTCGCGTTCGCCGGAGGGCAGGTGTCGGAAGGCCTCTTCGGCGGATTCGCGGGTACGCGAGACCGCGTGAGAGCCGAATCAGCGAAATTGACGGGTCAACACGGTGCCAACCGGGTCGCGGACAGCAAGGCGGTCGAGGTCGGTGGCCGTGCCGGCTTCGCGGCCCGGGGGGTCATCTACGCCCTCGTGGGCGTGCTGGCGGTGCGCATCGCGTTCTCCGACGGGGGCGGCCAGCAGGCGGACCGTGGCGGAGCCCTTGCCGAGATCGCGCACAAGCCGTTCGGCAGCGTCCTCCTGTGGCTGTTGGGCGCGGCCCTCGCCGGGATGGCGCTGTGGCGCCTGTCCGAGGCGGTGATCGGTCAGCCGGGGGAGGACGGGGACAAGGCCGGCAAACGGCTGGCGGCCGCGGGCCGAGCGGTCTTCTACGGCTTCGTCTCGTACTCCGTCCTGGCCTACGCGGTCGGTGAGAAGACCAGCGGGAGCGGTTCGTCCGACAAGCGGACCGACGACGTCACGGCCAAGGCCCTGGGGTGGCCGGGCGGGCAGTGGATCCTCTCGGTCGCCGGGATCGGCGTGGCGTGCGCCGGAGTGTGGATCGCTGTGCGGGCCTTGATGCGTAAGTTCCACAAGCACCTGGAGATGGCGCGGATGTCCGAGCGCGAACGCCGTGTGGTGGACTTCCTGGGCATGTTCGGCGGAGCGTCACGCGGGGTGCTCTTCGCCACGGCGGGCGGCTTCGCCGTGGCCGCCGCGGTCCAGCACGAGCCGGGGAAGTCCAAGGGGATGGACGACACGCTACGGTCCTTCGCACATACCCCGGCGGGGCCCTGGCTGCTGGTGGTGATCGCCGTCGGCCTGGTGGCCTTCGGTTTGTTCTCCTGGGCCAACGCCCGCTGGCGCACGGTGTGAAGCGCGCTTTCGTCTCGGACCGCTGGCGGAGCCGACCGGGCGCCGGGCGGTCCCGGTGGAGCGGGTGGAGCGGGCAGCCGGGGTAGCTCGTCTGGACCGGGTGGACCCGGTGGTTCGGGCGGCTCGGATGGATCGAGTCGACCGGGTGGACCGGGCGGGGTGGGTGCGGGCAGGGTGCCCACGCGACCGCGTTCCGGGGTGGGAGCCGCGGTGCGTGGGGCGGCAGGGGTCAGTGGGACTTTTCGTATGCTTCTCGTACTGCCGCGGGGACGCGGCCGCGGTCGTTGATGTCGTAACCCTGCTCCTTGGCCCACGCCCTGACGGCGGCGGAGTCGTCGTCCTTGACGGGCCGGGGTGCCGTACCCCGGGCGCGCCGGCTCCTGCCGGTGGCCCCGTCGCGGACCCGGCGGGCTCCTTCCGCGTGCAGGAAGGGGCTCAGGGCCTCCATGAGCTTGTCGTGGCTGTCGGGGGTGAGGTCGATCTCGACCCCCGCGCCGTTGACCAGAATCGTGTACGTGTCGATCTCTGCGGACTCTTCTCCGGTGAGGTCATCGGTGTAGAGAGTCACTACCTTCTGTGCCATGCGAGGGACGATATGACCTCGCAGCAGGTCCTGGGTAGTCGCCCCTCACCGGCCGGGTGGTCGGAGGGGTCGCGGCGGCTCGGCGGGGCGTGCGCGGGCGCGGGCGCCGCGCGGTTCGGACGAGGGCGGCTCGCGCGCCCGGGGCGCGGAGTGAGCAGTGGCACGACGCGGCGAGCAGCAGGAGCAGAACCAGCACGACGAGGATCCCGAAACAGCCTCTACCCCCTCCGGGGTTCTTGTGGTCGGTCTCGACCAGGCCGCCGGGCGGGAGGCCGGGGTGGCGGATGGGATGCCGGGGTGGCGGGTGGAGTAGGCGGTGAGCTGCTCGTCCTCCCCTTGGGACTGCGTGCCCCAGGAGGCCCTGAAGCCGCATTCGCCGCAGCGGTAGAGGTAGGCCGTGTCGGTTCCTCAACGGTGCGTGCTGGGCGGGATGGTGGACCGGGTGTGGGTGTGGGTGTGGGTGTGGGTGTGGGTGCGGGAAGGGGTTTGTGCGCACGGGCATGCCAGGAGCCATCCAGCGGGAAGGCGGCCTGTTCCGGGTGGTCGGGGACGCCCGGCAGCGGCGCCACCTCGTTCGGGACGACCACGGCCGCCGAGCCGGTCTTCCAACCCCAC encodes:
- a CDS encoding DUF5047 domain-containing protein, with translation MYTPPSSRFLAALNHSHRVVTRVELVRTDGTVQDLDHTGGSVTVDRSATSRRTCSVTLADTSLIPRTAADKLSVYGSQLRIFRGIGYPDGTVEMAPIGAFRVEEVSGDVDVGPVTITGSSMEAQVADAPFTAPTTVQSAATTAVGGISTLIHAVLPSAVIISRATDATVGTMTWDQQDSRWDACRTLATAIGAEVYTDAAGQFIIAALPDLSGPSVVWEVAAGEGGALVSADRGMARSGVYNSVTAYGENTTDDTAAVSATVEDTDPTSPTYVNGPFGRVPTFYSSATLTTTALCTAAATQLLKTSLKPNASADITSLPNPLLEPGDVIRVVYLDGTRELHQIASFEISLDTSGDFTLATIAAKEDA
- a CDS encoding glycoside hydrolase family 25 protein, producing the protein MTGCEGQDWASYQSSTPSTTGLSFAAVKATESTTYTNSRHAAQVAHARAAGLVIIHYHFVRPGSMAAQVAYFLKQAVVQTGDVLCLDWEDTGVSGADKDTFLKALQKAAPGHRVILYCNVDFWKNRDTTSFAADGLWIADPSAAKGSPRVTAPWLMHQYSEAGGIDRDYCNLTATQLRAWAAGTTPTPEDDVALTTDDINKIAAAVWAADVIPAARPPHANDDYKTNPTWTAKYGVQAAVEAARTACDVAPVALTDAQVTALGTQLAGSASFATAVAERLADLLAQRLQS
- a CDS encoding histone-like nucleoid-structuring protein Lsr2; translated protein: MAQKVVTLYTDDLTGEESAEIDTYTILVNGAGVEIDLTPDSHDKLMEALSPFLHAEGARRVRDGATGRSRRARGTAPRPVKDDDSAAVRAWAKEQGYDINDRGRVPAAVREAYEKSH
- the cyaB gene encoding class IV adenylate cyclase, yielding MIEAELKARVRDPEHVHAELESRADGRAEVYHDTYYDTPGRELTDGDRELRVRTVHGPDSTSTVLTYKGARVDEASGSKPEAETPVEDAAAVHAIVRGLGYTPVIEFEKRCRNYDFKARGRSMLATLVQVPEVGGQHWIELETIVPDDQVDAALADVRAVLAELGIEDGDLTTEQYTDAVAAARQ
- a CDS encoding DUF1206 domain-containing protein, yielding MTGQHGANRVADSKAVEVGGRAGFAARGVIYALVGVLAVRIAFSDGGGQQADRGGALAEIAHKPFGSVLLWLLGAALAGMALWRLSEAVIGQPGEDGDKAGKRLAAAGRAVFYGFVSYSVLAYAVGEKTSGSGSSDKRTDDVTAKALGWPGGQWILSVAGIGVACAGVWIAVRALMRKFHKHLEMARMSERERRVVDFLGMFGGASRGVLFATAGGFAVAAAVQHEPGKSKGMDDTLRSFAHTPAGPWLLVVIAVGLVAFGLFSWANARWRTV
- a CDS encoding helix-turn-helix domain-containing protein, coding for MTTATTRVEMPDWAWQQAAVREALRARDMSAVLRAVQKYAGASQARIAAAVDMTQSRVNEIINGRREVSRLDVYERVADGLGMPDDARRLLGLAPSREARAGGVAFDLAAFPEVVRVYGSQAAAADEIQRHAATAAEIDVLAVRGLGLLALNDSLLRAGLTRREPPRVRVLLLDPDAPTVATRAAEIGESAESLAGGIRLSEARLRDLAPGRQLAVYRYRTLPTWRIIRLDSTMYLSAFTAGWEGHESAVYKVMSTPSGPLYAGFRRMLDALAEDAERTI